CTGCGCGGGCAAGTGGCTGCCGAAGAGCGGCACGTCGGTCGGGGCGGGCAGTGTGGACGTGTTCAGGGTGAGCCAGCGCAGGGCGACGGCGCCGATGATGCTGCCCAGGATCGAGTCGAGGCCGCCGATCACGATCATCGCCAAAATCACGATCGAGAGATTCAGCCCGAACGTGTCCGGGTGCACGCTGGAAAGCTGGTAGGCGAGGAAAGCGCCGCTGATGCCGGCGATGAAGGCGCTGAACATGAAGCCGATGACCTTGTGCTGCGCCAGGTTCAGGCCGACTACCTGTGCGGCGGGCTCGCTGTCGCGCACGGCGATCAGCGCCCGGCCCGTACGGCTGCGGCGGAAGTTCCAGACCAGCACGCCGACCAGCACGACCATCACCGCGGTGAGGAAGAAGCGGAACTCGTCGCTGCTGAGCGCGCGGTGCGGCAGGTGTTGCAGCGGACCGGGCACCTGCGGCATCAGCTTCGTGCGTAGCTGGATGCCCTGCGATCCGAGCGTCCACTTGTCGATCTTGCTCCACTTGCCCAACGGCGGCAGGGCGAGCGCCAGCGCGAGGGTGGCGATCGCCAGGTAAGGGCCGGCCAGTCGCACCGCCGGCACGCCGAGCAAGAAGCCGACCGCGGCGGCGAGGAGCGCACCCACCAGGGCCGATTCATAGAAGGAAACCTGGTGCTGCGAGACCATGATGCCGACGGTGTAGGCGGCGATCGCCAGCAAGGCGCCGTGGCCCAGCGAGATCTCGCCCGTCATGCCGATCAGCATGTTCAGGCTGATGGCAGCAAGGATGTAGACGCCGTAGTCGGTCAGGATGTCGTTGCCGAACTTGGGCATGAACATGGGCACGACGAGAAAGAAGACCGCCGTGCCCAGCAGAGCGAGCAGCCGGAAGTAACGGCGCGGCGCTACCAAGATCACCGCGACGAAGTAGATCAGCCCCAGGACCATGCCCGTCTGCAGCGGCCGGGGCTGCTGCTTGAAGAAGAGATAGACGAAGAGCAGGCCCACCAGGCCCGCGATCACGCCGATCAGCGTGCTGCGGCCTCGTCGGGACATGATCAGCCCGGCGATGCCCGAAGTGGGCATAGCGTCCCGTACGTCGTTCACCGCGCTACACCTTCTTCACCGTCTTGCTGCCCAGCAGCCCGGTCGGGCGCACCATCAGCACAATCAGGATGACGATAAAGGCGACCGGGTCCTTGATGTCCTTCAGCAGGGCGGAGCCGCCCACCACGTTCTGGATGATGCCGATCAGAAAGCCGCCGAGAACGGCGCCGACGGGGCTGTCCAAACCGCCGAGCACCGCCGCGGCGAAGGCGTAGAGCAGCAGCCCCTGCATGAAGGTCGGGTCCAGCCCCGAGATCGGCGCGGCCACGACGCCCGCGGTGGCGCCGACCATCGCCGCCAGCGCCCAGCCGATCGTGAGCATGATGCCGACCGGCACGCCGCAGAGCCGCGAGGCGACGGGATTCTGCGCCGAGGCGCGGCTGGCGAGGCCCAGCTTGGTGTAGTTGAAGAAGACGTAGACCAGGCCCATTACGATCAGCGTGATCGCCAGCGCCCCGACGTAGGTGCGACCCACCGACGCGCCGAAGACCGAGACCGACTTGGCGCCCACCTTGGCGTAGGGGGCGACGATCGACTTCGGCTGCGCCTGCCAGATGAAGATCGCAAAGGAGTTCACCACCTGGAACAGGCCCAGGGTTACGATCACGATCGTGAGCAGCGGCGCGTTCTCGATCGGCGTGATCACCACGCGTTGAATGATCGCCCCGAAAAGGGCCGAGAACACCAGCGTCCCGATCAGCGCGGCATACCAGCCCCAGTGCGCCTGTGTAATCAACGCCCACGAGATAAAGGTGCAGAACATCGCCATCTCGCCCTGGGCAAAGTTGATCACGTCGGTCGAGCGGTAAATCAGCACCAGGGCGAGCGCCAGCGCCCCGTACACGGAGCCCTGGCCGATGCCCTGCACGATGTACTGGCGATCGAAGGTCACGTCGCCGTTGAAGATCCACTTCATCGCCGCCAGCACCAGGTAGAGCACGATCAGCGGCGAGACGATGAGCAGCGCCTGCGTCAGCCAGCGCAGCACCTGGTCCGCATTGAGGGAGCCGCGTGCGCGTACCATGCCGCCTCCGTACCCACTGCTCGTCGCGCCGCGTGCCTCAGTAGCCGAGGTACGAGCGCCGCACTTCGTCGTTCTCCTGCAGGTGCGCCGCCTCGTCGGCCAGCGCCACGCGGCCGGTTTCCAGCACGTAGGCGTAGTCGGCGATCGCCAACGCCGCCTGCGCGTCCTGCTCGACGACCATCACCGTCAGGTGGCCCTCGCGGCTGATCGCCTGGATGATCTGAAAGATCTCGCGCACGATCAGCGGCGCCAGCCCCAGCGACGGCTCGTCGAGCAACAGCAGCTTCGGCCGCGCCATCAGG
The sequence above is drawn from the Dehalococcoidia bacterium genome and encodes:
- a CDS encoding branched-chain amino acid ABC transporter permease — encoded protein: MNDVRDAMPTSGIAGLIMSRRGRSTLIGVIAGLVGLLFVYLFFKQQPRPLQTGMVLGLIYFVAVILVAPRRYFRLLALLGTAVFFLVVPMFMPKFGNDILTDYGVYILAAISLNMLIGMTGEISLGHGALLAIAAYTVGIMVSQHQVSFYESALVGALLAAAVGFLLGVPAVRLAGPYLAIATLALALALPPLGKWSKIDKWTLGSQGIQLRTKLMPQVPGPLQHLPHRALSSDEFRFFLTAVMVVLVGVLVWNFRRSRTGRALIAVRDSEPAAQVVGLNLAQHKVIGFMFSAFIAGISGAFLAYQLSSVHPDTFGLNLSIVILAMIVIGGLDSILGSIIGAVALRWLTLNTSTLPAPTDVPLFGSHLPAQFKTFPTYAAGVYFGLALILIMIFLPAGIAGAYYRFMRSPYRERLFGRRGRAAPAAVDELPAAGDSGGAAPATPTARDVPREATRG
- a CDS encoding branched-chain amino acid ABC transporter permease — translated: MVRARGSLNADQVLRWLTQALLIVSPLIVLYLVLAAMKWIFNGDVTFDRQYIVQGIGQGSVYGALALALVLIYRSTDVINFAQGEMAMFCTFISWALITQAHWGWYAALIGTLVFSALFGAIIQRVVITPIENAPLLTIVIVTLGLFQVVNSFAIFIWQAQPKSIVAPYAKVGAKSVSVFGASVGRTYVGALAITLIVMGLVYVFFNYTKLGLASRASAQNPVASRLCGVPVGIMLTIGWALAAMVGATAGVVAAPISGLDPTFMQGLLLYAFAAAVLGGLDSPVGAVLGGFLIGIIQNVVGGSALLKDIKDPVAFIVILIVLMVRPTGLLGSKTVKKV